In Oscillatoria acuminata PCC 6304, a single window of DNA contains:
- the hoxE gene encoding bidirectional hydrogenase complex protein HoxE → MQSTAAKSDEQEKSAPKEKKAAKEHPSGDKRFKVLDITMKRNQYRQDALIEVLHKAQEAFGFLEEDVLLYVARNLKLPLSRVYGVATFYHLFSLKPSGAHTCVVCLGTACYVKGGGEVLASLEKQTGILQGETTADGEVSLITARCVGACGIAPVVVYDGTVAGKQTSEQALDHIKGWIK, encoded by the coding sequence ATGCAATCAACTGCGGCAAAGAGCGACGAACAAGAAAAATCCGCCCCGAAGGAAAAAAAAGCGGCAAAAGAGCATCCGAGTGGGGATAAGCGCTTTAAGGTGCTAGATATCACGATGAAGCGGAATCAGTATCGACAAGATGCGCTCATCGAGGTACTCCATAAAGCTCAGGAAGCGTTTGGGTTTCTGGAAGAAGATGTATTACTTTATGTAGCGCGGAATCTGAAGCTGCCGTTAAGTCGGGTTTACGGGGTGGCGACATTTTATCACTTGTTCTCCCTGAAACCGAGTGGCGCACATACCTGCGTGGTCTGCTTGGGAACCGCCTGTTATGTGAAAGGAGGGGGTGAGGTACTCGCTTCCCTGGAGAAACAAACGGGGATTCTGCAAGGGGAAACCACGGCAGATGGTGAGGTTTCCCTAATTACGGCCCGGTGTGTGGGGGCCTGTGGGATTGCGCCGGTGGTGGTGTATGACGGAACGGTAGCTGGGAAACAGACATCGGAACAAGCACTCGATCATATTAAAGGATGGATCAAGTAG
- a CDS encoding NuoF family protein: MDLAELREIGEKERTAQKPIRVHCCTSTGCQAANSLGVKKNLEQTCKQKHMGDRVQVVGVGCMGFCGRGPLVQIEAQNKLYEEVTPDDAASIIEAIDGGTASAAEGDPEHPFFARQMRIVRETSGKIDPERIEEYIAVGGYEPLYKAIHDLTPSETIDEVSKSGLRGRGGGGYPTGLKWATVAKMPGKQKYVICNADEGDPGAFMDRSVLESDPHRVLEGMAIAAYAIGASEGYIYVRAEYPLAIERLQKAIKQAKKYGILGSQIFDSPFDFKIEIRIGAGAFVCGEETALIQSIEGGRGNPRPRPPYPAQEGLWKSPTLINNVETFANIPAIIREGGDWYAGIGTEKSKGTKVFALTGQIRNNGLIEVPMGITLREIVEEMGGGVPNGKVKAVQTGGPSGGCIPASLLDTPVDYDSLVKIGSMMGSGGMVVMDEKTSMVEVARFYMEFCRGETCGKCIPCRAGTVQMYQMLTKILNKEATLQDIAKLEQLCDMVKNTSLCGLGMTAPNPVMSTLRYFREEYLTLLKDSPNGKVPAGTGASVTS, encoded by the coding sequence ATGGATTTAGCGGAACTTCGGGAGATTGGCGAGAAGGAACGGACTGCCCAGAAACCTATTCGGGTACATTGTTGTACCTCGACGGGATGTCAGGCGGCGAACTCCCTAGGGGTAAAGAAGAATTTAGAACAGACTTGTAAACAGAAGCATATGGGCGATCGCGTCCAAGTGGTGGGCGTTGGTTGTATGGGATTTTGCGGGCGGGGCCCGTTGGTCCAAATTGAGGCCCAGAACAAGTTATATGAAGAAGTGACCCCGGATGATGCCGCCAGCATTATTGAGGCGATCGATGGCGGGACCGCAAGTGCAGCAGAAGGGGACCCGGAACATCCATTTTTTGCGCGGCAGATGCGGATTGTCCGGGAAACCAGTGGGAAAATTGACCCAGAACGGATTGAGGAATATATCGCCGTGGGGGGATATGAACCTTTATATAAAGCGATTCATGACTTGACACCCTCGGAAACCATTGATGAAGTCAGCAAGAGTGGATTGCGGGGACGCGGTGGCGGTGGATATCCCACGGGATTGAAATGGGCGACAGTCGCGAAAATGCCCGGAAAGCAGAAGTATGTGATTTGCAATGCCGATGAAGGTGACCCTGGTGCATTCATGGATCGGTCGGTGTTGGAAAGTGACCCCCATCGGGTGTTAGAGGGAATGGCGATCGCCGCCTATGCGATCGGGGCCAGTGAGGGATATATTTATGTGCGGGCGGAATATCCCCTGGCGATCGAACGGTTGCAAAAGGCGATTAAACAAGCGAAAAAATACGGCATACTCGGCAGTCAGATTTTTGATTCCCCCTTTGACTTTAAAATCGAGATTAGAATTGGGGCCGGGGCCTTTGTTTGCGGGGAAGAAACGGCCTTAATTCAGTCCATTGAAGGGGGACGAGGCAATCCCCGCCCGCGTCCGCCCTATCCCGCCCAAGAAGGACTCTGGAAGTCGCCGACGTTAATTAATAACGTGGAAACCTTTGCCAACATTCCGGCGATTATCCGCGAAGGGGGCGACTGGTATGCCGGAATTGGGACGGAAAAGAGTAAAGGCACCAAAGTTTTTGCCCTCACGGGTCAGATTCGCAATAATGGACTCATCGAAGTCCCGATGGGGATTACCCTGCGTGAGATTGTCGAAGAAATGGGTGGGGGTGTCCCCAATGGTAAGGTTAAAGCAGTCCAAACCGGCGGACCCTCTGGGGGTTGTATTCCCGCGTCCTTGTTAGATACCCCGGTGGATTACGATTCCTTGGTGAAAATCGGGTCCATGATGGGGTCGGGCGGCATGGTGGTGATGGATGAAAAGACCAGCATGGTGGAAGTTGCCCGCTTTTATATGGAGTTCTGCCGGGGTGAAACCTGTGGGAAATGTATTCCCTGTCGGGCGGGGACGGTGCAGATGTATCAAATGCTGACAAAAATCCTGAATAAAGAGGCGACTTTGCAGGATATTGCTAAACTCGAACAACTGTGTGACATGGTGAAAAATACCAGTTTGTGCGGGTTAGGCATGACTGCCCCGAACCCGGTGATGAGTACCTTGCGCTACTTCCGCGAGGAGTATTTGACCCTGTTGAAAGACAGTCCCAATGGGAAAGTGCCAGCAGGGACAGGGGCATCCGTCACCTCCTAA
- the hoxU gene encoding bidirectional hydrogenase complex protein HoxU codes for MSVVTLKINGVDLAIEEGTTILEASKEAGIRIPTLCHLNGISDVGACRLCLVEIAGVNKMLPSCVTQVAEGMDITTDSDQLQEYRRMIVEMLFSEGNHVCAVCVANENCELQDLAIEVGMDHSRFPYRFPEREIDISHPQFGIDHNRCVLCTRCVRVCDEIEGAHVWDVAFRGAAAKVVTGLNQPWGTVDACTSCGKCVEACPTGSIFRKGSTVAEMTRDRNKLEFIVNARENKQWTR; via the coding sequence ATGTCAGTCGTCACTTTAAAAATTAATGGAGTTGACCTCGCGATCGAAGAGGGGACAACGATTTTAGAGGCATCCAAGGAAGCGGGAATAAGGATTCCCACCCTCTGCCATCTGAACGGGATTAGCGATGTAGGCGCTTGTCGGTTGTGTTTGGTGGAAATTGCCGGGGTGAATAAAATGTTGCCTTCCTGTGTGACGCAAGTTGCAGAAGGAATGGATATCACCACAGACAGCGATCAACTACAAGAATATCGGCGGATGATTGTGGAAATGCTATTTTCCGAAGGCAATCATGTTTGCGCTGTTTGTGTTGCCAATGAGAACTGTGAACTGCAAGATTTAGCGATTGAAGTCGGCATGGATCACAGTCGATTTCCCTATCGATTTCCGGAAAGAGAAATTGATATTTCCCACCCACAATTTGGCATTGACCACAATCGTTGTGTCCTCTGTACAAGATGTGTCCGAGTTTGTGATGAAATCGAAGGGGCTCATGTTTGGGATGTGGCCTTTCGAGGGGCAGCGGCCAAAGTTGTCACTGGATTAAATCAACCTTGGGGAACCGTTGATGCCTGTACCAGTTGTGGTAAATGTGTCGAAGCTTGTCCAACTGGGTCAATTTTCCGCAAGGGTTCTACCGTTGCCGAAATGACTCGCGATCGCAACAAATTAGAATTTATCGTGAATGCCCGGGAGAACAAACAATGGACAAGATAA
- a CDS encoding coenzyme F420-reducing hydrogenase subunit gamma encodes MDKIRLATVWLGGCSGCHMSFLDLDEWLIELAEKVDIVFSPVASDIKEYPENVDVCLVEGAVANEENMELLIEARKRTKFLISFGDCAVTANVPGMRNMLGKAETVLKRCYLELGDETRQLPHFPGIVPELLDRVRPVHEVVDVDLFMPGCPPSAQRILATVEPLLRGELPEMKGRPMIKFG; translated from the coding sequence ATGGACAAGATAAGACTCGCTACAGTTTGGTTAGGTGGATGTTCCGGTTGCCATATGTCCTTTCTCGACCTAGACGAATGGTTAATTGAACTTGCCGAGAAAGTCGATATTGTCTTCAGTCCTGTTGCCTCTGATATCAAAGAATATCCTGAAAATGTCGATGTTTGCCTAGTAGAAGGGGCCGTTGCCAACGAGGAAAACATGGAACTGCTGATTGAAGCAAGAAAGCGCACCAAATTCCTAATTTCCTTCGGAGATTGTGCCGTCACCGCCAACGTTCCCGGGATGCGGAATATGTTAGGAAAAGCAGAAACAGTCCTCAAACGTTGCTACCTAGAATTAGGGGACGAAACCCGCCAACTTCCCCATTTTCCCGGCATCGTCCCCGAACTCCTCGATCGCGTCCGTCCCGTCCATGAAGTCGTCGATGTCGATTTATTCATGCCCGGTTGTCCCCCCTCCGCCCAACGAATTCTAGCAACAGTCGAACCCCTTCTCCGAGGTGAATTACCCGAAATGAAAGGGCGACCCATGATTAAATTCGGATAA
- a CDS encoding Ni/Fe hydrogenase subunit alpha: protein MPKTIVIDPVTRIEGHAKISVYLDDAGEVEDARFHVVEFRGFEKFCEGRPMWEMAGITARICGICPVSHLLASAKTGDKIQAVKIPPAGEKLRRMMNLAQITQSHALSFFHLSSPDFLLGWDSDPAKRNVFGLIAADPDLARSGIRLRQFGQKIIELLGAKKIHPSWAVPGGVRSPLSEESCTWIRDRLPESRQTIEMALGLFKTLLDRFSTEVETFGKFPSLFMGLVGKDGLWEHYDGHIRFTDSDGNIVADNLSEDDYESYLGEAVESWSYLKFPYYKPLGYPNGIYRVGPLARVNICSRMGTEAADRELLEFRDRAGGVATSSFYYHYARLIEILCAIEHIEQLVNDPDVVSPRTRATAGINNLEGVGVSEAPRGTLFHHYKVDENGLIKKVNLIIATGQNNLAMNKTVTQIAQHFIHGNEIQEGMLNRVEAGIRAFDPCLSCSTHAAGQMPLHIELIDAKGTVVNEVYRH, encoded by the coding sequence ATGCCTAAAACAATCGTCATTGATCCAGTCACTCGCATCGAAGGTCATGCTAAAATCTCCGTCTATTTAGACGATGCCGGAGAAGTCGAAGATGCCCGCTTCCATGTCGTCGAATTTCGCGGATTTGAAAAATTTTGCGAAGGTCGTCCCATGTGGGAAATGGCCGGAATTACGGCTAGAATTTGCGGAATTTGTCCCGTTTCCCACCTCCTCGCCTCGGCCAAAACAGGGGATAAAATTCAAGCAGTCAAAATCCCCCCTGCCGGTGAAAAATTGCGCCGCATGATGAATTTGGCCCAGATTACTCAGTCTCATGCCTTGAGTTTCTTCCATCTGAGTAGTCCAGATTTTCTATTAGGATGGGATAGCGACCCGGCGAAACGAAATGTTTTTGGATTGATTGCGGCAGACCCGGATTTAGCTAGAAGTGGGATTCGCTTACGGCAATTTGGACAAAAGATAATTGAACTATTAGGGGCGAAAAAGATTCACCCGTCTTGGGCGGTTCCCGGTGGGGTGCGATCGCCCTTGTCCGAAGAAAGTTGCACCTGGATTCGCGATCGCCTCCCAGAATCCCGGCAAACCATCGAAATGGCCCTGGGTCTATTTAAAACCCTCCTAGACCGCTTTTCCACCGAAGTCGAAACCTTTGGCAAATTCCCTTCCTTATTTATGGGATTAGTGGGCAAAGATGGACTCTGGGAACATTACGATGGACATATCCGATTTACCGATAGTGATGGCAATATTGTCGCGGACAATCTCAGTGAAGATGACTATGAATCCTACCTCGGTGAAGCAGTTGAGTCCTGGTCTTATCTGAAATTTCCCTATTATAAACCCTTGGGATATCCCAATGGAATCTATCGCGTGGGACCGTTAGCGAGGGTGAATATCTGTAGTCGGATGGGGACAGAAGCTGCGGATAGAGAGTTGCTAGAATTTCGCGATCGGGCCGGTGGAGTTGCCACCTCTTCCTTCTACTATCATTATGCCCGATTAATTGAAATTCTCTGTGCCATTGAACATATCGAACAATTGGTCAATGACCCGGATGTTGTTTCCCCCCGAACTCGCGCCACTGCTGGGATTAATAACCTAGAAGGTGTTGGGGTGAGTGAGGCCCCTCGGGGTACTTTATTCCATCATTATAAGGTGGATGAAAATGGGTTAATTAAGAAAGTGAACCTGATTATTGCTACGGGACAAAACAACCTGGCAATGAACAAAACGGTGACGCAAATTGCTCAACATTTTATTCATGGGAATGAGATTCAAGAAGGAATGTTAAACCGAGTTGAGGCAGGGATTCGCGCCTTTGACCCTTGTCTGAGTTGTTCCACCCATGCAGCGGGTCAAATGCCGTTGCATATTGAATTAATTGATGCCAAGGGGACGGTTGTTAATGAGGTTTATCGGCATTAA